The Methanohalophilus portucalensis genome window below encodes:
- a CDS encoding 50S ribosomal protein L11, which yields MSSVVEALVPGGKANPGPPLGPALGPLGVNIKEVVDTINEKTSDYNGMQVPVKVIVGDDKSVEIEVGTPPTAALVLQEAGIGKGAGEEGSSEIVGNLSITQLAKIARMKKDDLLSYEMKAGIKEILGTCVPMGVTGEGMDPRDCQKAIDEGKFDEALASEAW from the coding sequence ATGTCAAGTGTTGTTGAAGCATTGGTTCCCGGCGGTAAAGCAAACCCGGGTCCTCCACTGGGTCCGGCTCTCGGGCCATTGGGTGTGAACATAAAAGAAGTTGTTGACACTATAAATGAAAAGACCAGTGATTACAATGGAATGCAGGTTCCTGTAAAGGTCATTGTGGGCGATGATAAAAGTGTGGAGATCGAAGTAGGTACTCCTCCAACAGCCGCTCTTGTCCTTCAGGAAGCCGGAATAGGCAAAGGTGCAGGTGAAGAAGGTAGCAGTGAAATTGTAGGAAATCTCAGTATCACTCAGCTTGCCAAGATAGCCCGTATGAAAAAGGACGACCTCCTTTCCTATGAAATGAAAGCAGGCATCAAGGAAATTCTCGGTACATGTGTGCCAATGGGAGTTACCGGAGAAGGAATGGATCCCCGGGATTGCCAGAAGGCAATTGATGAAGGTAAATTTGATGAGGCACTTGCCTCTGAAGCATGGTAA
- the rpl12p gene encoding 50S ribosomal protein P1, with protein MEYIYAALLLHNAGKDVTEDAVKAVLEAAGTDVDEARAKALIAALEDVDIEEAMSTAAVAAAPAAAPAAAPAEATEEAAEAEEEEEEDEAEESGMAGLGALFG; from the coding sequence ATGGAATATATATATGCAGCACTTTTACTCCACAACGCTGGAAAAGATGTTACTGAAGATGCAGTAAAAGCTGTCCTTGAGGCAGCAGGTACCGATGTAGACGAAGCACGTGCAAAAGCTCTCATTGCAGCTCTTGAAGATGTAGACATCGAAGAAGCTATGAGCACCGCAGCAGTTGCAGCCGCACCTGCAGCAGCACCCGCAGCAGCACCTGCTGAAGCTACAGAAGAGGCAGCTGAGGCTGAGGAAGAAGAGGAAGAAGACGAAGCAGAAGAGAGCGGCATGGCCGGTCTTGGTGCACTCTTTGGATAA
- a CDS encoding SAM hydrolase/SAM-dependent halogenase family protein, translated as MKIITLTTDFKNLYPASMKAVILDMCEDPTFIDLTHDIEQGDILSAAFALYTTTHFFPSGTIHLAVVDPGVGTSRKAIIVRTANHYFVGPDNGLLIPAAQRFGDIEVFEIEEKAMLGKVSNTFHGRDIFAPTAGLLASGHEAEDIGQPLETFEELSFGEVNAAVNNLYGKVLYIDSFGNVITNIPAKILEAFARPTEKLLVHGNVASYSPTYGKVQKNELLVLTGSHGFLEIAVNGGNAAQRLDIAGHPEIRIEK; from the coding sequence ATGAAAATCATTACCCTTACAACAGATTTCAAGAATCTCTATCCTGCCTCCATGAAAGCGGTTATCCTGGACATGTGCGAAGATCCAACATTCATCGACCTGACACATGATATAGAACAGGGAGACATATTATCTGCGGCTTTTGCCCTTTACACCACCACACACTTTTTCCCTTCAGGTACAATCCATCTGGCTGTGGTGGACCCAGGAGTGGGTACCAGCAGAAAAGCCATTATTGTACGAACAGCAAATCATTACTTTGTCGGACCGGATAACGGACTACTTATCCCTGCTGCCCAACGGTTTGGCGATATTGAGGTTTTCGAGATTGAAGAAAAAGCCATGCTGGGCAAGGTATCCAATACTTTCCATGGCAGGGATATATTCGCCCCTACAGCCGGTTTGCTGGCATCTGGCCATGAAGCAGAGGATATAGGCCAGCCCTTAGAAACCTTTGAAGAACTTAGTTTTGGAGAAGTCAATGCAGCTGTGAACAACCTTTATGGTAAAGTGCTCTACATCGACAGTTTTGGAAATGTAATAACAAATATTCCGGCAAAGATTCTGGAAGCCTTTGCCAGACCCACAGAAAAGTTACTCGTGCATGGAAATGTAGCGTCTTATTCCCCGACATATGGTAAAGTACAGAAGAATGAATTGCTGGTCCTCACAGGCAGCCACGGCTTTCTGGAAATAGCTGTCAATGGTGGAAATGCTGCGCAAAGACTGGATATTGCAGGTCATCCTGAAATCCGGATAGAAAAATGA
- a CDS encoding 50S ribosomal protein L10 yields MEEELHHSEHIPQWKKQEIEDIKALIEKYPLFGIVGVGGIPAKQLQAMRRELKDVAVLKVSRNTLVNRALEGSSKDCSEMIDYLNQQCALIFTNENPFKLYKLLEQSKTPSPIKAGAIAPQDIKVEKGPTSFPPGPILGDLQSAGIPASIDGGKVVVSENKVVTEEGNVVSQNLASMLARLEIFPIEVGLDLHAVFEDGSIFTPDVLAIDNDKYFSDIAAASRQAFNLAVNVAYPTTATISTLISKASSEAMNLGINATVLEPEIMDSLLGKAHSQMISLASAVSANNEDAVDEDLKSVLGAAAQSAAATVEEQPAEEAAEEEVEEEEEDAEEGGMAGLGALFG; encoded by the coding sequence ATGGAAGAAGAGCTTCACCACAGTGAACATATCCCTCAATGGAAAAAACAGGAAATAGAGGATATAAAGGCTCTCATAGAAAAATATCCATTGTTTGGTATTGTAGGTGTGGGAGGTATCCCGGCCAAACAACTCCAGGCTATGAGACGTGAACTGAAAGATGTGGCAGTCCTCAAAGTATCCAGGAACACTCTTGTCAACAGGGCACTGGAAGGCTCCTCAAAAGATTGTTCTGAAATGATTGATTATCTTAATCAACAGTGTGCACTAATTTTCACCAATGAGAATCCTTTTAAACTCTATAAGTTGCTTGAGCAGAGCAAGACCCCTTCGCCAATAAAGGCAGGTGCGATCGCTCCTCAGGATATTAAGGTGGAAAAAGGTCCAACCAGTTTCCCGCCGGGTCCCATTCTTGGAGACCTCCAGAGTGCTGGAATCCCGGCATCCATCGATGGCGGTAAGGTTGTAGTCAGCGAAAACAAGGTTGTTACAGAAGAGGGTAATGTAGTATCCCAGAACCTTGCTTCAATGCTTGCAAGGCTTGAAATATTCCCTATAGAAGTGGGACTCGACCTTCATGCAGTTTTCGAAGATGGTTCAATCTTTACTCCCGATGTACTGGCAATTGACAATGATAAATACTTCTCCGATATTGCTGCAGCGTCCAGACAGGCTTTCAATCTGGCAGTCAATGTAGCATACCCAACAACCGCTACGATCAGCACTTTGATCTCCAAGGCATCTTCCGAAGCAATGAACCTTGGTATCAATGCAACAGTACTGGAACCAGAGATCATGGATTCCCTGCTTGGAAAAGCACATTCCCAGATGATTTCACTCGCATCTGCTGTATCTGCAAACAATGAAGATGCAGTGGACGAGGATCTCAAATCTGTTCTGGGTGCAGCAGCACAAAGTGCGGCTGCAACAGTTGAGGAACAGCCTGCTGAAGAAGCAGCTGAGGAAGAAGTAGAAGAGGAAGAAGAGGATGCAGAAGAGGGCGGTATGGCCGGTCTTGGAGCACTTTTCGGATGA
- a CDS encoding 50S ribosomal protein L1, which translates to MVEESILNTVERLFEESPQRNFAESVDLAINLKNLDMSQPKYRVDEEIYLPNGLGKDLKIAVFAKGEVGLQAKEAGCDYVFTEEDINDLADDKSRARSIANECDFFIAEVQYMPLIGKTLGAILGPRGKMPVPLTPDKNVADMIRSSKNSIRIRSKDKLTFHVAVGRRDMDAERIAENIESIVNRVESVLDKGKQNLKSIYVTTTMGKSLRVV; encoded by the coding sequence ATGGTAGAAGAATCTATATTAAACACAGTCGAAAGGTTATTTGAGGAATCCCCACAGCGCAATTTTGCGGAAAGTGTGGATCTTGCCATCAATTTAAAAAACCTTGACATGAGCCAGCCCAAATATCGTGTAGATGAAGAAATTTATCTACCCAATGGCCTTGGAAAGGACCTTAAGATCGCTGTTTTTGCAAAGGGTGAAGTAGGCCTTCAGGCAAAGGAAGCGGGCTGTGACTATGTTTTCACCGAGGAAGATATTAATGACCTCGCAGATGACAAAAGTCGCGCACGTTCCATTGCTAATGAATGTGATTTCTTCATTGCCGAAGTGCAGTACATGCCACTTATCGGTAAAACCCTTGGTGCAATTCTCGGTCCCAGAGGTAAGATGCCTGTCCCACTTACGCCAGATAAAAATGTGGCGGACATGATTAGATCCTCTAAGAATTCTATTCGTATTCGTTCCAAGGATAAACTCACTTTCCACGTTGCAGTGGGAAGAAGGGACATGGATGCAGAAAGAATTGCAGAGAACATTGAAAGCATTGTGAACAGGGTTGAGTCTGTACTTGATAAAGGGAAACAGAATCTCAAGTCCATATATGTTACAACCACAATGGGCAAATCTTTGAGGGTGGTATGA
- a CDS encoding radical SAM protein, with amino-acid sequence MSRFSIVSALRPIWQMKIRRRPYVLSHGVTSRCNMQCPFCEYWQEEKMEMTFEEIAQMLDGAADFGIGVYNAWTTEPLLREDLPAILEHAHSKGIMTSLVTNGLLLEKRLPDLSNLDLLSISVDGLESYREIRGIDISRILPGIRKSVEIMEHPVLLNCVISSKNVDELTDLVYFASEIGARISFEPLYEFENIKDDVWENMEVKDREIYRRALDSLIEMKSQGYPIINSLTYLKMVRNRKPSFKCHAPDIILNVGCDGMVETCRVHRQPLADVRQGVENAWRASKATMAKTVNECDKCLFFGYAENSLLYDYNLEALRHYEWM; translated from the coding sequence ATGTCCCGTTTCTCAATTGTATCTGCTCTGCGTCCGATATGGCAAATGAAAATACGTAGGCGTCCCTATGTTCTGTCACACGGTGTAACTTCCCGTTGCAATATGCAATGTCCTTTCTGTGAATACTGGCAGGAAGAAAAAATGGAGATGACATTTGAAGAAATTGCCCAAATGCTTGACGGGGCTGCAGATTTTGGTATAGGTGTCTACAATGCCTGGACAACGGAACCCCTGCTTCGAGAAGATCTTCCTGCTATTCTGGAACATGCTCATTCAAAAGGCATAATGACTTCTCTGGTAACCAATGGTCTACTTCTGGAAAAACGGTTGCCTGATCTTTCAAACCTTGATCTCCTTTCTATTTCGGTAGACGGGCTGGAAAGTTACAGGGAGATAAGGGGCATCGATATATCCCGCATCCTTCCCGGGATCAGGAAAAGTGTTGAGATAATGGAACATCCTGTCCTGTTGAATTGTGTTATAAGCTCTAAAAATGTGGATGAACTAACCGATCTTGTGTACTTTGCATCAGAGATTGGTGCCAGGATTTCTTTTGAACCTCTGTATGAATTTGAAAATATCAAGGATGATGTATGGGAGAACATGGAGGTAAAAGACCGTGAGATATATCGCAGAGCTCTGGATTCACTGATAGAGATGAAATCACAGGGCTATCCAATTATTAATTCCCTCACCTATCTCAAGATGGTACGTAACAGAAAACCGTCTTTCAAATGCCATGCTCCTGATATTATCCTGAATGTGGGCTGTGATGGTATGGTGGAAACATGCAGGGTGCATCGCCAACCCCTTGCTGATGTCAGGCAGGGCGTGGAAAATGCCTGGAGGGCAAGTAAAGCGACCATGGCAAAAACCGTGAATGAATGTGATAAATGCCTTTTCTTCGGTTATGCTGAAAACAGCTTACTGTATGATTACAATCTGGAGGCTTTGCGTCATTATGAATGGATGTGA